Within the Sulfurospirillum barnesii SES-3 genome, the region CTTACATGTAAACGAAGCGAAGAGTCTTTTAAGCTTGCATTTTCCTACTCCAAAAGAGGTGAGTTCCTTTGAAAAAGAGGGATATTCACCTCAGATACAAAAGTGTTTAAAATTTGCAGAGATTTACAATTACCTCAAAAAACTCTCACGCAAAAAAGTGAGCTTTCCTTCGTGTGCGAAGCTTGATGGTGATGAAACGCCTTTTATCGCCTCGCTTCCTTTTTCTCTTACCCAAGACCAGCAAAAAGTTATTGGTGAAATTAAACATGATTTTTTGGGTGAAAATGCCACAAAACGTGTGGTGATGGGCGATGTTGGATGCGGAAAAACCATGGTGATTTTAAGTTCTGTGATGATGGCATACCCTAAAAAAGCAGTGCTTATGGCTCCTACAACGGTTTTAGCACGTCAGCTTTTTGAAGAAGCGCAGAAATTTTTGCCTTTACATGTAAAGACGATTTTAGTGACGCAAGAAACAGATGTTAAAGAAGATTTGGAGGCGTTTGATTTTATGATTGGAACTCATGCTTTGTTGTATAAAGAGCTTCCTCAATGTGCACTTGTGATGGTGGATGAACAGCACCGTTTTGGCACCAAACAACGCTCATTGCTTGCAACATTGGTCTCTAAAAAAGCATGGCATCCGCATTATATTCAGTTCTCAGCCACACCGATTCCTAGGACACTCAGCATGATTCAATCGTCATTGGTTGATTTTTCCTTTATTAAAATGCTTCCTTTTCCAAAAGACATTACCACAACAGTAATTGCTAAGCAGGATTTTAAAGCGCTGATTGGGCATATACAAGATGAAATTGCAAAAAAGCATCAGTGCATTATTGTCTACCCGTTGGTAGAGGAGAGTGAGGTCATCAACTACCAATCCATCGAAGAGGGACGTGGTTTTTGGGAAAAGCATTTTGAGGGTGTTTATGTCACGTACGGTAAAGATAAAAACAAAGAGGCAATTTTAGATACTTTCAAAGAAAAAGGCAATCTGCTGATTTCTACCACGGTGGTGGAGGTGGGCATTTCACTGCCAAGACTTTCTACGATTGTGATTGTGGGGGCTGAGCGTCTAGGGCTTGCGAGTTTGCATCAACTCAGAGGAAGGGTCAGCCGTAATGGACTGAAGGGTTATTGTTATCTTTACACGAATCTTGCCAAAAGTGAGCGTTTAGAGAAGTTTTCTCAAACATTGGATGGTTTTGAAATTGCAGAGCTTGATTTGGAGTATCGTCAAGGCGGAGATGTGGTAGGTGGTGTGATTCAAAGTGGTAAAAAATTGGTCTGGTTTGATATAAGCAGCGATGAAGCAATATTAAAAGAGGCAAAAAGCAGGGTTGAGGGAACATAAAGTTCCCTCACGACACGTTCCTAATAGAGACCAAAACGTCCGTCTGTTTTTTTATACATGACTCTAAATTTGTCTTCCATGTCATGGAAAACGATAAATTGTTTATCAGATTCTTTAAGTTCATTCATAGCATCTTCCACTTCCATGGGTTTGAAGTAATCAGGACGCATTGGAACGATTTCATCATCACTTCCCTCACTGTTTTCAACCACTTCAAGTGTTTCTTCCACTTTTTTCTGACTGTTAAGTTTGTCGTGGTGACGACGGAGGACTTTTTTCGCTCTCTCAATCGCTAAATCAACCGCAGCATAGACATCTTTGTCTTTTTGTTGGATCACAACGGTATTTTTATGCGCCATGTTAATAGCAAATTCAACACTAAAGCCTTTTTTGCCATTTTTTTCATCTGCTGAGACCACCGTTCGCACAGAGATAATATCCAAATTGTATTTGCCAAGAGCATTAATCGCTCCATCAATATAAGCCTTAATGGGCTCAGTCAAATCAAATTGTTTACCTACGATACTCGTGTTCATCTTATCTCCTTTTCCTGCCCCTAATTTAGGGGTTGATGGAACAAGTATAACAAATGAAACCTTAAAGCAAAAG harbors:
- the hpf gene encoding ribosome hibernation-promoting factor, HPF/YfiA family; the encoded protein is MNTSIVGKQFDLTEPIKAYIDGAINALGKYNLDIISVRTVVSADEKNGKKGFSVEFAINMAHKNTVVIQQKDKDVYAAVDLAIERAKKVLRRHHDKLNSQKKVEETLEVVENSEGSDDEIVPMRPDYFKPMEVEDAMNELKESDKQFIVFHDMEDKFRVMYKKTDGRFGLY
- the recG gene encoding ATP-dependent DNA helicase RecG; translated protein: MIKSEGDTVEAERLNKLGVETLLDLALLLPHSYDNTYLSSVPLLEQNNTLHVTILSIKQSPKVLQMLLFCEAWNMQFDGVIFAPKPYQKALFKQGVEAYISGKISYKNGRLQMLQPRNITQINQLIPKYKTPLQNKTVLELMKRHLSLESLLNEGLHVNEAKSLLSLHFPTPKEVSSFEKEGYSPQIQKCLKFAEIYNYLKKLSRKKVSFPSCAKLDGDETPFIASLPFSLTQDQQKVIGEIKHDFLGENATKRVVMGDVGCGKTMVILSSVMMAYPKKAVLMAPTTVLARQLFEEAQKFLPLHVKTILVTQETDVKEDLEAFDFMIGTHALLYKELPQCALVMVDEQHRFGTKQRSLLATLVSKKAWHPHYIQFSATPIPRTLSMIQSSLVDFSFIKMLPFPKDITTTVIAKQDFKALIGHIQDEIAKKHQCIIVYPLVEESEVINYQSIEEGRGFWEKHFEGVYVTYGKDKNKEAILDTFKEKGNLLISTTVVEVGISLPRLSTIVIVGAERLGLASLHQLRGRVSRNGLKGYCYLYTNLAKSERLEKFSQTLDGFEIAELDLEYRQGGDVVGGVIQSGKKLVWFDISSDEAILKEAKSRVEGT